The following proteins come from a genomic window of Geomonas sp. RF6:
- a CDS encoding IS30 family transposase, with protein MSHTHLTENERYVISHLKVAKFSLREIGRRLGRHHTSIMREIARNGPTYPDGVYWYTFTHGTALKRRHQPRSFRRQDNADLVAYVEEKLMLDWPPEAIAARLKMDFPMDRAMRISHETIYRWIYLDAREGGELHKHLRRRRRNRRRQTRYCAGRRFIPGRVSIKERPAVVGTRERFGDWEGDTLHGAKGAGNLATYVERKSRFLLAARLADRRAATMTDHSARCFSPLPEILCQTVTVDNGSEFAEFKDLETKTGLTVYFADPYASWQRGTNENTNGILRHYFPKGFDFRTLSEEEIQQVVKQVNDRPRKCLGYRTPAEVLRASFGGAFTT; from the coding sequence ATGTCCCACACGCATCTTACAGAAAATGAGCGATATGTCATCAGCCATTTGAAGGTGGCGAAATTTAGCCTTCGCGAAATCGGCCGTAGGCTTGGACGCCATCACACAAGCATCATGCGCGAGATTGCGCGCAACGGCCCGACATACCCCGATGGAGTTTACTGGTACACCTTCACGCATGGCACTGCGCTTAAACGTCGTCACCAGCCCAGGTCTTTCCGGCGGCAGGACAACGCCGATCTGGTCGCTTACGTTGAAGAGAAATTGATGCTGGATTGGCCACCTGAAGCCATTGCCGCCAGGCTCAAAATGGATTTCCCAATGGACCGGGCGATGCGCATCAGTCATGAAACCATCTACCGCTGGATTTACCTAGACGCCAGAGAAGGTGGCGAGCTTCACAAGCATCTTCGCCGTCGGAGGCGGAATCGCCGTAGGCAAACGCGCTACTGCGCAGGACGGCGGTTCATTCCGGGTCGAGTCTCAATTAAGGAGAGGCCGGCAGTAGTTGGTACCAGAGAACGATTTGGGGACTGGGAAGGCGACACGCTGCACGGTGCGAAAGGCGCAGGAAACCTTGCCACGTACGTTGAGCGCAAGAGCCGCTTTTTACTTGCCGCAAGACTCGCAGACAGAAGGGCCGCAACCATGACGGATCATAGCGCGAGGTGCTTCAGCCCTCTGCCCGAGATCCTCTGCCAGACAGTAACCGTTGATAACGGTAGTGAGTTTGCGGAATTCAAAGATCTGGAAACTAAGACAGGGCTTACCGTGTATTTCGCGGATCCTTATGCGTCTTGGCAGCGTGGCACCAATGAGAACACAAACGGCATCTTGCGGCACTACTTTCCGAAGGGGTTCGACTTCAGGACCCTATCAGAGGAAGAAATTCAGCAGGTCGTGAAACAGGTCAACGATCGACCACGAAAGTGCCTCGGCTACCGGACTCCTGCGGAAGTTCTGCGTGCATCATTCGGTGGTGCATTTACAACTTGA
- a CDS encoding transposase → MFRDNADRNDFLTRLVEITSKSQTRCYAWALLPNHFHLLLRTGAIPITASMQRLLTGYAATFNHRHNRHGHLFQNRYKSILCHADTYLLELVRYIHLNPLRAGIVSSLGQLRSYPYCGHSCIMGLNSNFSMWMDVQEILQHFGGTEAKSRTAYESFVAEGVQQGRRSELTGGGLLRSAGGWREVIAAREYGIFLKSDERILGDSDFVDLVLNTAGETFDRKSVYCQKAIDVDALAEVIAAKFGIAVKDLWAEGRQRKRVEARSLFCYWAVRELGESATSLSRRLGISQPAVSLSVSRGEQLAAEKGWELEKLIDEQG, encoded by the coding sequence ATCTTCCGCGACAATGCCGACAGGAATGATTTTCTTACGCGACTCGTCGAGATTACCTCCAAGTCCCAAACCCGCTGTTACGCATGGGCCCTGCTTCCGAACCATTTCCACCTTCTGTTACGGACCGGCGCCATCCCCATAACAGCAAGTATGCAGCGGTTGCTGACGGGATATGCAGCCACTTTTAACCACCGCCACAACCGTCACGGGCACCTGTTTCAAAACCGCTATAAATCGATCCTTTGCCATGCAGATACATACCTGTTAGAACTGGTCCGGTACATCCACTTGAATCCCCTTCGTGCCGGGATTGTTTCTTCCCTCGGCCAACTAAGGAGTTACCCATATTGTGGTCACAGTTGCATTATGGGGCTTAATTCCAACTTTTCGATGTGGATGGACGTTCAGGAAATACTGCAGCACTTCGGGGGAACGGAGGCGAAATCCCGAACCGCCTACGAGTCGTTTGTTGCAGAGGGCGTCCAGCAAGGACGGCGGTCCGAGTTGACCGGCGGTGGGTTGCTGAGAAGCGCTGGGGGGTGGCGAGAGGTGATTGCTGCCAGGGAATACGGGATTTTCCTGAAAAGTGATGAGCGGATTCTCGGCGACAGCGACTTCGTCGATTTGGTACTCAACACGGCAGGCGAAACCTTCGACAGAAAAAGTGTCTACTGTCAGAAAGCAATTGATGTCGACGCATTAGCTGAAGTAATAGCGGCTAAATTCGGCATTGCAGTGAAAGACCTATGGGCGGAAGGGAGACAACGAAAGCGGGTGGAGGCACGGAGTCTATTCTGCTATTGGGCAGTGCGAGAGCTGGGTGAGAGTGCTACAAGCCTGTCGAGACGTCTCGGAATCAGCCAACCAGCCGTCTCCCTTTCCGTCTCCCGAGGAGAGCAACTCGCTGCAGAAAAAGGTTGGGAGTTGGAAAAGTTGATCGACGAGCAGGGATAG